The Opisthocomus hoazin isolate bOpiHoa1 chromosome 18, bOpiHoa1.hap1, whole genome shotgun sequence region GGAGGCTTCTGTGCTCCCCAGGGCAGCGATGGCAGTGGCACGGCCGGCCTTGGCCGAGGCGGCAGCTGGAGGGTCCCCCGGCACGGAGCCGTGCGGCAGGGCCCGGTCGCTGGCCACACCATCGCTGCGTCACCCGGCGGCAGGACGGCTCGGCTGTGGGGGTGGAGGGGTCTGCtcgcccccagccccgagcccagCCGATGGCCATTCCCCGTCCCCGCAGCTGCTCCCCCTCGGCACCGAGCCTGCCCAGGCTCTTGCCCCGGCACCGAGATTTCCATTCCTCCCAGAGCCCGGCCGCTGACACAGGACTGAACCAAGTCGAACACCAGTTTCAAATGAGTGAATTTACTTTCAAAACGCACAATTTCTGGAACACGATGGCTGGTCAGCAGAGACACCGAGTGCTTGCGGCTCCCTCGCGTgccgggccccgggccgggcggtCACCAGCCCTCCTGGAAACATGTACCCACGTTGGAAACTTTGTCCTCTCTCTTCACCGGCTGCCCTGATTTGTCTTGGTTTGTTTGCAGCGTTTTGCAGACATTGCACATCGCTGTGTCGGGTGGGGGGTGCTTTGCATAGCAGGGGTGGGGAGCACAGGCAGGAGCATCGCTCCCCACGTGGCCTTTCAGTAATTACTTGGCTCTTGGGCATaaaccctgccctgccccagctgcctgcgcCTGAAGGTATCACACGTGGGCAAAACCGCCCCGGGGAGCAGGCAAGTCCACCCCGGAGGTGTCAGTGACCCTCTCCTGTCACGGGGAAACTGCTCGGTAAAGTGGCTCAGTGGAAATGACCAAGGGACAAAAGCAAGTGCCACGACTGCCATGCTGTCGTGCGCTGATCAGAGCTGTGCAGCAGCGACGGTGACAACGGTATACAGGGAAAGCAGGAGCAGGGCCGCCAGCACCCTTCGCCGCTTCGCTGGGTGCCTCCGCACGCAGCAACCGCTTTCCCCACCGCAGACCCCTCCCTGGCCCCAGCGTCACCCACGCTGAAATTGGACCATAGCACCGAGGCCAAAAGCCGTGATATTTTTAATGCCTGGGTTCAAAAGGACCGAGTTTGTAGCTCCAACGAGCGGCGGCAGGCGTCCGCCGCCTGCCCCCCTGCCTTCCCGCACGCGCCGGCAGCCAGCCGGTCTTTCGTGAAGTGCTCTGGGTCCTCGGAAGAGAGGAGGCTGCTCTATCTGTGCCAAGAAAAGGCAGTGATACATCTTGGTTCTAGGAGCGACTGCTAAAAATAGCAATATCTGCGTCTGGAGagcggcgggaggagggagaGCGCGGGCTCGGCGTACAGGCAGGGCggctggcaggcagagcagcgccagcgCCAGCACCGAGGGCAGCCGCGGGTTCCCAGCGCTTGGTGTGGGAAACATTTCCCTACTCCCGTTTAGCACGTCCATGATTTAATGCTGCAGCTCTGGCCACGGgttgtggtgtgggtttttttcgaTAACGAGTGACAACACAAAGTGCTCCCAGGAGTAACTGGCGGGCAGCACGTTTCCCACCCCCGCCACCGACTCTTCTCATCACCTTGAATGCAGCTTTTAGTTTTTTGGGGCATAACCAACCTCTCTCAGCACCCTGGCCACGTTATGCATCCCCTGCAAAGTAAAACCAGGTCCCGCCACGCCAAAGGCTGGGCACACAAGCGGCTGGGGGTGGGACAGGTGACCTTCACCGCGGGGCTGCCAGCAAGCCACTGCAGAGGGACGCCTGCCAGcctgccctctgcctcccacGGCAGATCGCACGGGGACTTTGCTGTTGATGGCTTCGCATCGGGCCCTGTCACAGCTTCTCGGGCCCCTTCATCCCGGACCCTTCCCGTGGCTGAGCTGCCCACACTGGTTGCCAGATGCCGACTACCAGCCCGCGGGATGCCGTTCcctgagcagctgctgccccgccATCCCAGCCACCCGGAGACCGCCTGCAGCCACAGCCCGTCTCCGGGGTGGTGCTCGGCCACAGATTCACCCTTCCCTGCCTGGAAAGCGTGACCTGGGACTGCTATTACTCGCACTGGGATTATTCTAACCCCAAATCCTCGCTCTAGAGACAAGCTCCCATTTTGATCTGTAGGATAGTTCTGGGTTTGCATTCCATCAGGGGAGCAGGGTAacccagcctgggcagggagTGGCCTCTGGAGAGGTAGAGAGAGATGCTTCATCATCCCCAGTGAGGTAGCTGAGCGGTGCGGTCCCACTCCCCAACGGGAGCGGAGGTGGTCGGcgggggctggaggagctggcgcTGGAGGTGGGGCTCCTCCCAGGGCCCCCTGGTCCCCTGCCCGCCTTGCCAGGCACGGTTCCTTAAGACAACCAAGTTCCTACTTGGTCATCAGAGCACCAGTATGGAAAAGCAAAGGCCAAGGGCCCAGAGAGCAAGCTGCAGGAGAAAGTGCACCCTGGACTTGGACCCTGGGCGGGTTTCAGGCACTAGGGGCCTAgaaagggtctttttttttttttcacaagtgcAAAGACTAGGCTCAGAGTTGCACGAGCCAAAACAGAGGGAGAGGCAAGGCTGGTCTTCACTTTTCATGTCACTTCATCTGCAGAACATGCTGGGAACCCATCAGAAATGTAGGTGAGAGATAACTTGCGCTTGGGTCTGTCTTCCAGTGCGCTGGTAGGGCATGGCCGGGCTCAGAGGAGGTCTTTCATGATACTCGACGGCAGGGCTTCCCCCACCACATTCACAGCGCCCAGGCCTGACCTCTTCCGTGTGACGAGCACCATCACCTGCACCGTCCTCTTCAGCCCCGGCCGGGAAGCAGGTCCGTCAGCCAGGATAGCCAGGGGAGCGTGCCGGGGTGAGCTGCCGGCTGCCTGGGGGAGTTGGTAGCACTTCGGGTAGTTGCTGAAACACTCAAAAGTGTCGTTGCAGATTCTGCAAGCCCCAGGGTGGCCACCGAATTCCGGGGAAGAGAAGGGCTGGAGCACAGCGCTTGGGCAGCCGCAGCAGAGGAGGGTGCGGATGGCCTGGAGGAGCACCACGTCTTTGGAGAAGAACTTGTGGAAGTTGGGCTTGAAGAGCAGGTACACCAGGGGGTTGTAGAGCGTTGAGGACTTGGCAAAGGCGGCCGACAGCACGAAGGCCAGCGCCGGCACCTGGCTGGCATCGCCGAGGACTGCCCACAGGGCAACGATGGCATAAGGGGTCCAGGCAGCCAGAAAGCCCAGGCATACAGCAATGCTCAGCTGGAAGAGAAGaaggtgagaccccacctggagtactgcatccagctctggagtccccaacataaggacatggatgtgttggagtgggtccagaggagggccacgaagatgaccagagggctggagcacctctcctatgaggacaggctgagggagttggcgctgttcagtctggagaagagaaagctgcggggtgaccttagagcagctgccagtgcctgaaggggcctacaggaaggatggagagggacttttcaccagggtgtgtagtgataggacaagggggaactgctctaagctgaaagagggcagatttagattagagctaaggaagaaattcttcattatgacggtggtgaggtgctggcacaggttgctcagagaagctgtggctgccccctccctggcagtgttcaaggccaggttggatgcggctttgaacaacctggtctggtggaagatgtccctgctcatggcaggggggttggaaccagatgagctttaaggtcccttccaacccaaaccattctatgtttctatgagaTGGAGACGGCAGTGCTGCGAGCCTCCTGCAGCTCACGTGGGTTGCtgacccccccaaaacccagcctGAGGCTTACAACCGCTGCCACGTGCAACAGGACCCCAAACATTTGGTCACATCCCCAGGGAAGGGCACTCGGCCCTCGGCCCCGCCGCAGGGGAGCACCGGGGAGTCAGACAccagggcagcagcccagcccctcccGTGTCGGCGTGTAAACCCACACTGGCTTCAGGCGGCTCACACCCGTCCCATGTGGGAACGGGAATTCCCAGCCCGCTGCGGCAGCCGGGCACGAAGCACCCAGCGACCCGGCTGGGACCCGGCCAGCCTCAGGCCCCGACAGCCCTTTGGCAGCGCTCGGGTCCCTCGGGCAAGCAGCGTGCAGACTGGCCGAGGCTCTGGAAACAGGCCACGCTCAGACCCCTGCCCTCTGCGCAGACGTGAACATTTCCTTCGCAGCCAGGCTTGCAAGATGTTTTctattgtgttgttttttttcttttaaagggtatccacttttattttttgtcagaGCCTTGGTAAATTATAGTATTAGCCTGTAGTCTGGGGAGCAATGACTCATGCAAGCTCCTCTCATGATCTTTTCcaatgtaatttaaaatgaaaactccTCCACCCGACGGCTTTAAAGGATGAGGAAGGTGTCACCGCCCACACTGGTACAAACCCTGGAGAATCCCTCGGGAGCAGCAGGCACCGCTGGCTGGCAGAAGGCGTCCAGCCATGTTCGCCTGCCCCCGGGGCGGTGGGCTGGGGCGAGGGGCACCCCGAGACCCCACACGCCCCAAGCCCTGCCCTACCTTGACGACGAGGCCGTGCACGCCGCGGGCTCTGCGCCGGGGGGACGTGTGCTGCCTGACGGCGCGCCGGGACACCCGCACCGTCCAGAGGATCTGCGAGTAGGAgacgaggatgaggaggcagGGGAGCAGGTAGCAGAAGACGAAGAGGGCGACGATGTAGAGCGTGGCCTCCCTGCTGGCGGCTTTCCAGGTGATGCAGCAAGCGGTGCCGTAGGGCTCGGGGCCGTAGCTGCCCCACTCGGCCAGGGGGGCCGTGGCGAACACCAGGGCG contains the following coding sequences:
- the LOC104328842 gene encoding opsin-5-like; translation: MMGNASNASVFISTLSEREDLIFGTLYLVFGIVSLSGNSLLLLVAYRKRSMLKPAEFFIVNLAISDLSMTVTLFPLATSSFFAHRWLFNQAVCTLYAFCGVLFGLCSLTSLTVLSTVCCLKVCYPAYGNRFSPCHAGVLLLCVWAYALVFATAPLAEWGSYGPEPYGTACCITWKAASREATLYIVALFVFCYLLPCLLILVSYSQILWTVRVSRRAVRQHTSPRRRARGVHGLVVKLSIAVCLGFLAAWTPYAIVALWAVLGDASQVPALAFVLSAAFAKSSTLYNPLVYLLFKPNFHKFFSKDVVLLQAIRTLLCCGCPSAVLQPFSSPEFGGHPGACRICNDTFECFSNYPKCYQLPQAAGSSPRHAPLAILADGPASRPGLKRTVQVMVLVTRKRSGLGAVNVVGEALPSSIMKDLL